One genomic region from Cyanobium usitatum str. Tous encodes:
- the ppk1 gene encoding polyphosphate kinase 1, translating to MAETQLDPELYINRELSWLEFNYRVLAQALDERTPLLEQAKFSAIFSNNLDEFFMVRVASLKSQIDAGVSTLSDDGLTAQQQLQAIRTKLRPLLEMQQQQYRHSLKSHLCDYGVHLTDYANLNGPQRDWLNSYFQDAIFPVLTPLAVDPSHPFPFISNLSLNVAALVRDPDTGQQEFARVKVPQKNLPRFVQIPPHLSGKQPEPVYTAVPLEQVVAFNLGLLFPGMHVEGHYFFRVTRDADLELRDLEADDLMEALEEGLRKRRRGGEVVRLEVADEMPEAVVQLLMEGTAVEAEDVYRVNGPLGLDDLMSLLAIPLPQLKEKPHKGRTTPALVRTQKSQLEDGSIKAEEFESIFSVIRRGDVLLHHPYDLFSTSVEEFLNQAADDPSVLAIKMTLYRTSKDSAVVAALIRAAENGKQVMALVELKARFDEDNNIQWAKQLEASGVHVVYGVLGLKTHTKILLVVRKEKERLNSYVHIGTGNYNSKTSSLYTDIGLLTARPEFGADLVELFNYLTGFSKQQSFRRLLVAPVTLRSRMEGLIRREIEHAQAGRGGRIRAKMNALVDPAIIALLYEASQAGVMIELVVRGMCSLRPQLEGISDNIQVVSVIGRFLEHSRLFWFGNGGEPELFFGSADWMSRNLDRRVEAVAPIEDPKLRHQLEQVIDLYLNDTSAWHMDNQGKFSQRQLEGEQHLVQREMMRRWRGGLVA from the coding sequence ATGGCTGAAACCCAGCTGGATCCCGAGCTTTATATCAACCGTGAACTGAGCTGGCTGGAATTCAACTACCGGGTGCTGGCACAAGCCCTGGACGAGCGCACGCCGCTACTAGAGCAGGCGAAGTTCAGCGCCATCTTCAGCAACAACCTCGATGAATTCTTCATGGTGAGGGTGGCCTCGCTGAAGTCCCAGATCGATGCAGGGGTAAGCACTCTCAGTGATGACGGACTCACCGCCCAGCAACAGCTGCAGGCGATTCGCACCAAGCTGCGCCCCCTGCTGGAGATGCAGCAGCAGCAATACCGCCACTCCCTTAAGAGCCATCTCTGCGACTACGGCGTTCACCTCACCGACTACGCCAACCTCAACGGTCCCCAGCGCGATTGGCTCAACTCCTATTTCCAAGACGCCATTTTCCCGGTTCTCACCCCGCTGGCGGTGGATCCCTCCCACCCCTTTCCCTTCATCAGCAACCTGAGCCTCAACGTGGCCGCCCTGGTGCGCGACCCCGATACGGGTCAGCAGGAATTTGCCCGGGTGAAGGTGCCGCAGAAAAACCTGCCCCGCTTTGTCCAGATCCCGCCCCACCTGAGCGGCAAGCAACCCGAACCCGTCTACACGGCCGTGCCTCTGGAGCAGGTGGTGGCCTTCAACCTCGGCCTGCTGTTCCCAGGCATGCACGTGGAGGGGCATTACTTCTTCCGCGTCACCCGCGACGCCGACCTGGAATTGCGCGACCTGGAGGCCGACGATCTGATGGAGGCCCTTGAGGAGGGCCTACGCAAACGCCGCCGCGGCGGCGAGGTGGTGCGGCTGGAGGTGGCCGATGAGATGCCGGAAGCGGTGGTGCAGCTGCTGATGGAAGGCACCGCCGTCGAAGCGGAAGACGTTTACCGCGTCAACGGACCCCTAGGTCTCGACGATCTGATGAGCCTGCTGGCCATTCCCCTGCCCCAGCTCAAGGAGAAGCCCCACAAGGGCCGCACCACACCAGCCCTGGTCCGCACCCAGAAAAGCCAGCTGGAAGACGGCTCTATCAAGGCGGAGGAATTTGAAAGCATCTTCTCTGTGATCCGCCGGGGAGATGTGCTGCTGCATCACCCCTACGACCTGTTTTCCACATCGGTAGAGGAATTCCTCAACCAGGCCGCCGATGACCCCTCGGTGTTGGCCATCAAGATGACCCTTTACCGCACCTCTAAGGATTCAGCGGTAGTGGCAGCACTGATCCGGGCCGCCGAAAATGGCAAGCAGGTGATGGCCCTCGTTGAATTAAAGGCCCGCTTCGATGAAGACAACAACATCCAGTGGGCTAAGCAGTTGGAGGCATCTGGGGTGCACGTCGTCTACGGCGTGCTGGGCCTAAAGACCCACACGAAAATCCTGCTGGTAGTTCGCAAGGAGAAGGAGCGCCTCAACAGCTACGTGCATATAGGTACGGGCAACTACAACTCCAAAACCTCCAGCCTCTACACCGATATCGGCCTGCTCACGGCCAGGCCGGAATTCGGCGCCGACCTAGTGGAGTTGTTCAACTACCTCACCGGTTTCTCCAAGCAGCAAAGCTTCCGCCGCCTACTGGTGGCTCCAGTGACGCTGCGCAGCCGCATGGAAGGCCTGATTCGCCGCGAAATCGAGCATGCCCAAGCGGGAAGGGGCGGCCGTATCCGGGCAAAGATGAATGCCCTGGTGGATCCGGCGATCATCGCCCTGCTCTACGAGGCCTCTCAGGCCGGCGTCATGATCGAGCTGGTGGTGCGTGGCATGTGCAGCCTGCGGCCCCAACTGGAGGGCATCAGCGACAACATCCAAGTTGTCAGTGTTATCGGTCGCTTCCTTGAACACTCGCGGCTGTTTTGGTTTGGCAATGGCGGCGAGCCCGAACTTTTCTTTGGCAGCGCCGACTGGATGTCACGCAACCTGGACAGACGAGTTGAAGCCGTAGCCCCGATCGAAGATCCAAAACTGCGCCATCAGCTTGAGCAGGTCATCGATCTCTACCTGAATGACACCAGTGCCTGGCACATGGACAATCAAGGAAAGTTCAGTCAACGACAGCTCGAAGGCGAACAACATCTGGTTCAGCGGGAGATGATGCGTCGCTGGCGCGGCGGTTTGGTGGCTTAA
- a CDS encoding MFS transporter — MRWSRPSTFFCAFLTLLNDRLGESIVFPLLPFLLAGFTNDGRVLGLLAGSYAIAQFAFTPLIGALSDRYGRKPVISFCVAGSVLGLALFALTISLPWATLWPAAQAAGLPLALLFGARLIDGVSGGTAATASAVLADISPPEKRAKAFGLIGVAFGLGFILGPALGGLLGQINVTLPLLVAVAIAVLNLVLVLTVLPETHPPEARRAMPRKRDLNPLVALQRVFTNPQVRRLCVAFFLFFLAFNGFTAVLVLYFKQAFNWGPGLAASAFLVVGVVATVVQGGLIGPLVKRFGEWRLTLAGLGFVIAGCLLIPLATRANAQPVVFSAVAILALGTGLVTPCLRSLVSRRLDSEGQGAALGSLQGLQSLGSFLGPPLAGLAYETTGRQSPFWLGIALLVGVALLVAGGLPGRNAEMKAGLHGSDS; from the coding sequence ATGCGCTGGAGCCGCCCCTCCACCTTCTTCTGCGCCTTCCTCACCCTGCTGAACGACCGGCTGGGCGAAAGCATCGTGTTTCCGCTGCTGCCCTTTCTGCTAGCGGGGTTCACCAACGACGGCCGGGTGCTGGGTCTGCTAGCAGGCAGCTACGCCATCGCCCAGTTCGCCTTCACGCCCCTAATCGGCGCCCTCAGCGATCGCTACGGCCGCAAACCAGTAATCAGTTTTTGTGTGGCGGGTTCGGTGCTGGGCCTGGCCCTGTTTGCCCTCACCATCAGCCTCCCCTGGGCAACCCTCTGGCCCGCAGCCCAGGCGGCCGGGCTGCCCCTGGCCCTGCTGTTCGGAGCCCGGCTGATCGACGGGGTGAGCGGCGGCACCGCCGCCACCGCCAGCGCCGTGCTGGCCGACATCTCGCCGCCGGAAAAACGAGCTAAGGCCTTCGGCCTGATCGGGGTGGCCTTTGGCCTGGGCTTCATTCTTGGCCCCGCCCTAGGCGGGCTGCTCGGCCAGATCAACGTCACCCTGCCGCTGCTCGTTGCCGTAGCGATCGCCGTGCTCAATCTGGTGCTAGTGCTCACCGTGCTGCCAGAAACCCACCCGCCAGAAGCACGCCGGGCCATGCCGCGCAAACGGGATCTCAACCCTTTGGTCGCCCTGCAACGGGTATTCACCAACCCCCAGGTGCGGCGCTTGTGCGTGGCATTTTTTCTGTTTTTCCTGGCCTTCAACGGCTTCACCGCCGTGCTGGTGCTCTATTTCAAGCAGGCCTTCAACTGGGGGCCCGGCCTAGCGGCCTCAGCTTTCCTGGTGGTGGGCGTGGTGGCCACGGTGGTGCAGGGCGGCCTGATTGGCCCGCTGGTGAAGCGCTTTGGTGAATGGCGCCTCACCCTGGCCGGACTGGGCTTTGTGATCGCCGGCTGCCTGCTGATTCCCCTGGCAACCCGGGCCAACGCCCAACCGGTGGTGTTTAGCGCCGTGGCGATCCTGGCCCTCGGCACCGGCCTAGTCACTCCCTGCCTGCGCAGCCTGGTGTCACGCCGACTCGACAGCGAAGGCCAGGGCGCCGCCCTGGGAAGCCTGCAGGGGCTGCAGAGCCTGGGCAGTTTCCTGGGCCCGCCGCTGGCGGGCTTGGCCTACGAAACCACCGGACGCCAGAGCCCCTTCTGGCTTGGCATCGCCTTGCTGGTGGGGGTGGCCCTGCTGGTGGCCGGTGGTCTTCCGGGCCGAAACGCCGAGATGAAAGCAGGACTACACGGATCGGACAGTTGA
- a CDS encoding sigma-70 family RNA polymerase sigma factor: MGTPLQSASDVVDSNASKQSPSLMAPNAAASKSASAKARATGPKAGGRLSADSIGWYLGTIGRVPLLTAAEEIELAHHVQAGKRLLELPAGEHTPKHKRQLRMAQRARDRMMAANLRLVVSVAKKYQNQGLELLDLVQEGAIGLERAVDKFDPAMGYKFSTYAYWWIRQGMTRAIDNSARTIRLPIHISEKLSKMRRISRELSHRLGRQPNRLELSHAMDMAPRDLEDLMAQSAPCASLDAHARGEEDRSTLGELIADPASNEHLDSMDRHIQKEHLGTWLSQLNDREQQILKLRFGLEGAEPLTLAEIGRLINVSRERVRQLEAKAIMKLRLMSNYQQAA; the protein is encoded by the coding sequence GTGGGGACGCCTTTGCAATCCGCTTCAGACGTTGTTGACAGCAACGCCTCGAAGCAGTCGCCATCTTTGATGGCGCCAAATGCTGCTGCTAGCAAATCTGCGTCTGCAAAGGCACGCGCCACAGGCCCAAAAGCCGGAGGCCGGCTTAGTGCCGATTCAATTGGCTGGTATCTAGGCACCATTGGCCGGGTGCCGCTGCTCACGGCCGCCGAAGAAATTGAGCTGGCCCACCACGTGCAGGCTGGCAAACGCCTGCTGGAGTTGCCTGCAGGGGAGCACACCCCCAAGCACAAGCGCCAGCTGCGCATGGCCCAGCGGGCCCGCGATCGCATGATGGCCGCCAACCTGCGCCTGGTGGTGAGCGTCGCCAAGAAATATCAAAACCAGGGGCTGGAGCTACTGGATCTGGTGCAAGAAGGGGCGATCGGCCTAGAGAGAGCTGTTGACAAATTCGACCCAGCAATGGGCTACAAATTTTCGACTTACGCCTATTGGTGGATCCGTCAGGGGATGACCCGGGCGATCGACAACAGCGCCCGCACGATTCGTTTGCCGATTCACATCAGCGAAAAGCTGTCGAAGATGCGGCGGATCAGCCGGGAGCTTTCCCATCGCCTTGGCCGCCAACCCAATCGCCTCGAGCTCTCCCATGCCATGGACATGGCCCCGCGGGACCTCGAAGATCTGATGGCCCAAAGCGCTCCCTGCGCTTCCCTCGATGCCCATGCCCGCGGCGAAGAAGATCGCAGCACCCTGGGCGAACTGATCGCCGATCCGGCCAGCAACGAGCACCTGGACTCGATGGACCGGCACATCCAAAAGGAGCACCTGGGCACCTGGCTCTCCCAGCTAAACGACCGGGAACAGCAGATCCTCAAGCTGCGCTTCGGCCTAGAAGGGGCCGAACCTCTCACCCTCGCTGAGATTGGCCGGCTGATCAATGTGTCTCGGGAGCGGGTGCGGCAGCTGGAGGCAAAGGCAATCATGAAGCTGCGCCTGATGAGCAACTACCAGCAGGCCGCTTGA